The Bradyrhizobium sp. CCBAU 051011 DNA segment CGTTGGCGTTAACCATCAAATACGGGTTGTTTTCATGCGGATTGCCATGATCGGCACGGGCTATGTGGGGCTGGTATCCGGCGCCTGCTTTGCGGATTTCGGCCACCGGGTCACCTGTGTGGACAAGGATGCCGGCAAGATCGAAGCCCTGCGCAGAGGTGAAATCCCGATTTTCGAGCCCGGGCTCGACGCGCTTGTCGCCTCCAACGTCAAGGCCAACCGGCTGGACTTCACCACCGACCTGACGGCGCCGGTCGCGGAAGCCGATGCCGTTTTCATCGCGGTCGGCACGCCCTCGCGGCGCGGCGATGGCCATGCCGACCTCACTTACGTCTACAGCGCCGCGCGCGAGATCGCCGCAGTGCTCTCGGGCTTTACGGTGGTGGTGACGAAATCGACCGTGCCGGTCGGCACCGGCGACGAGGTCGAGCGGCTGATCCGCGAAGCCAATCCGTCGGCCGATGTGGTGGTCGCCTCCAATCCGGAATTTTTGCGCGAGGGAGCGGCGATCCGCGACTTCAAATTCCCCGACCGCATCGTGGTCGGCACCGACGACGAACGCGGGCGCAAGGTGCTCGGCGACGTCTACCGGCCGCTGTCGCTGAACCAGGCGCCCGTGATGTTTACGGCGCGGCGCACGGCTGAGCTGATCAAATACGCGGCGAACGCGTTCCTCGCCACCAAGATCACCTTCATCAACGAGATTGCCGATCTCTCCGAAAAGGTCGGCGCCGACGTGCAGCAGGTCGCGCGCGGTATCGGGCTCGACAATCGCATCGGCTCGAAATTCCTGCACGCCGGCCCGGGTTTCGGCGGCTCCTGCTTTCCGAAGGATACCCGCGCGCTGGTCAAGATCGCGCAGGATCATGATGTGCAACTGCGCATCGTCGAGGCCGTGCTCGGCGTCAATGACATCAGAAAGCGGGCGATGGCGCGCAAGGTGTCGAGTGCCGCCGGCAACCTGCGCGGCAAGACGGTTGCGGTGCTCGGCCTCACCTTCAAGCCCGACACCGACGACATGCGCGAGGCGCCGTCGATCCCGCTGGTCACCGGCCTGCTCGACATGGGTGCGAAAGTGCGCGCGCACGATCCGGTCGGCATGGAGCAGGCGAAAAAGGAACTGCCCGAGATCGAGTATTGCGACGATCCCTATGAGTGCGTGAAGGGAGCGGACGCCATGGTGATCGTCACCGAATGGGTGCAATTCCGCGCGCTCGACCTGGAGCGTATCAAGGGTGCGATGGCACAGCCCGTCGTGGTCGACCTGCGCAACATCTACCGTCCCGAGGACATGGCTGCGCACGGCTTTACCTATGAGAGCGTGGGGCGGGCGTCTGAGCCCGGAATTTGATACGCTGTCACGCTGCCGGGAATTCGGTCATGGCCGGGCGTAGCCGTCCGAAGGACGGCGTCGCTTCCGCTCGCCTATGCCCAGCCATCCACGTCTTGATTTCTGGCGGCGAAGAAAGACGTGAATGCCCGGCACAAGGCCGGGCATGACGACGTGGTGATATCTTGTCCCGCACATTCGACACCCCTCTTCCGATCGACGCGGTGCTCGACGAACTCGATCGCACGCTTGCGGGCAACAACACCGCGGTGCTGGTGGCTCCTCCCGGCGCCGGCAAGACCACGCGGGTGCCGCTGGCGTTGCTCGAGGCACCGTGGCTGAAGAACAAGAAGATCATCATGCTCGAGCCGCGGCGGATCGCGGCGCGGGCCAGCGCGGAGCGGATGGCGCGGACGCTCGGCGAGCGGGCGGGGGAGACCGTCGGCTATCGCGTCCGCTTCGGCTCAAAGATCTCGCGCGCGACCCGGATCGAGGTCGTCACCGAGGGAATCTTCTCGCGGCAGATTCTCGATGACCCTGAATTGAACGGCGTCGCCGCCGTGCTGTTTGACGAATTCCATGAGCGCTCGCTCGATGCCGATCTGGGGCTCGCGCTTGCCCGCGACGCGCAGACCGGCTTGCGCGAAGATCTGCGTATCCTGGTGATGTCGGCAACGCTCGACGGCGCGCGGGTCGGTAAACTGCTCGGCGACGCGCCGGTGGTTGCGAGCGAAGGCCGCGCCTTTCCGGTCGAGACGCGCTATCTCGGCCGCAAGGCGGATGCGCCGATCGAGCGGCAGATGGCGGATGCGATCGCCACCGCGCTGCGTGCCGATCCCGGTTCGGTTTTGGCTTTCCTGCCGGGGGCCGCCGAAATCCGCCGCACGCAGAATTTTCTCGCCGAGCGGGTTCATGATGCGAGTGTGGAAATCGTGCCGCTGTTCGGCGCACTTGATGCAGCCGTGCAGGACCGTGCCATCGCACCGGCGCCGAAAGGAACGCGCAAGGTCGTGCTGGCAACATCGATTGCCGAGACTTCGCTGACCATCGAGGGCGTCCGCATCGTCGTCGATTCCGGCTTGGCGCGGGTGCCGCGCTATGAGCCCGATATTGGCCTGACGCGCCTGGAAACCGTGCGCGCCTCGCGCGCCGCGGTCGATCAGCGCCGCGGCCGCGCCGGCCGCACCGAGCCCGGTGTCTGCTACCGGCTATGGGACGAGCCGCAGACCGCGTCGCTTGCCGCTTACACCCAGCCGGAAATTCTCTCGGCCGATCTTTCCTCGCTGGTGCTCGATCTCGCGCAATGGGGCGTCCGCGATCCCGCAACGCTGGCGTTTCTCGACCCCCCGCCTGCGCCGGCATTGAAAGAGGCCAACAGCCTGCTCCTCGAACTCGGCGCGCTTGACGGCGATGGCCGGATCACCGCGGAAGGCCACAGCCTGCGGGCGTTGGCGCTGCCGCCGCGGCTGGCGCGCATGATCGTGGATTCGCATCGGCTGGGGGCGGGCGAAGAGGCGGCCGAAATCGCGGCGATCCTGACCGAGCGCGGGCTCGGCGGCGACAGCGTCGATCTCGACGTCAGGCTCGACCAATTCCGCCGCGACCGCTCGCCCCGCGCGACCAGCGCCCGCAGCCTGGCGCAGCGCTGGGCGCAACAAGTGGCGACGACGGAGGGGGCGCCCGAGGAGGCCGCCTCGCCCTCCACCGGCATCATGCTCGCGCTTGCCTTTCCGGATCGCGTCGCGCGCAACCGCGGCAATGGCAGCTTTGTTCTCGCCAATGGCCGCGGCGCCGCTGTCGAGCAAGCCTCGTCGCTGGCGCGCACGCCCTATATCGCGGTGGGCGAACTGACCGGCACCGCCGCGCAAGGACGCATCCTCCTTGCCGCGCCGATCGCGCAGGCCGATATCGAAACGCGCTTTGCCGACCAGATCGAAAATGCGGATGAGATCTCGTTCGATCGCAGCGCGATGGCGCTGCGCGCGCGCCGCAAGCGGACGCTGCATGCGATCACGCTGTCGGAAGCGCCGATGGCGCTATCGCCCTCGGCCGAGACTGCGCGCATTTTCGCCGCGGGATTGATCGCCGCCGGGCTCGACAAATTGCCGTGGTCGAAAGCGCTGAAGCAGTGGCGCGACCGCGTGATGTTTCTGCGCAAGGCGGGGGGCGAAAGCTGGCCCGACCTGTCGGATGCGGCGCTCGCGGCCGAGAGCGAGAACTGGCTGGTACCGGCGCTCTACGACAAGACCTCGCTGAGGGATTTTTCGCCTGGTGATCTCTCGGACGCGCTGATGGCTCTACTGCCGTGGGAGTTGCGCGCGCGGCTGGAGCGGGAAGCGCCGACGCATTTCGAGGCGCCGACCGGCACCATGCTGGCCATCGACTACGAGGCCGAGCAGGGCCCGACCATTGCCGTGCGCCTGCAGGAATTGTTCGGGCTCAACACCCATCCCTCGATCGCCAAGGGCGCTGTGCCGTTGGTGCTGGAATTGCTGTCCCCGGCGCAACGCCCGGTGCAGGTGACACGCGACCTTCCGGGCTTCTGGCGCGGCAGCTATGCCGCTGTACGCTCCGACCTGCGCGGCCGCTATCCCCGCCACCCCTGGCCGGAAGACCCGGCGAATGCGCCGCCGACGCGAAGGGTTAAGCCGCGGGGGACGTGAGTCGGTTAACCCCGGCGAGAGGGGCTGTCTCTGCGAGTACCGGTGCCGAGATAGCCGTAGCCGCTCACCGGATTGCTACGCAATCCCGATCTCTCCCCCGCAAGCGGGGCGAGGTTGAAGACGGCCCCGTTAACGCTTCACTCATCCTTTTCGTCAAAATGGCAGGCCCGGCCATCGCCGTTAGTCGCGGGTTCGCGACTGGCGTGGTGATATCGGCGGTCTGGCAAAGCGAGCGTGGCGTATGCGTAACCTGATGATCCTTGCCGCCGTTCTGGTTGGCCTCGGCACCTATATGGGGCAGATGGCGAGCAAGATGTCGGCGGCACCGGCGCCGGCACCCGCCAGCGCACCGCCGAAAAAGGCTCCGCCGCAAACGGTCGCGCAAGCCTCCGGCCGCACCCTCGACATTCCCCGCGATGCCCGCGGTCATTTCCAGACCGACGGCCACATCGACGGCCAGCGCATCAATTTCCTGGTCGATACCGGCGCCTCGCTGGTGGCGTTGAATGAGAAGTCCGCGGCCCGCTTCGGCCTGCGTCCTTCCCTCAGCGACTACAACGCGACTGTCTCCACCGCCAACGGCACCATCAAGGCCGCGCGCGCGCGGCTGGCGATGATCGACCTCGGCGGTCTGGTGGTGCGGGACGTCGACGCGCTGGTGCTGCCGGACGAAGCGCTGTCGGAAAACCTGCTCGGCATGTCGTTCCTGTCGAAGCTGAAACGCTTCAACTATGCCAACGGCAGGCTTGTGCTGGAACAGTAAGGTTACCCGGCTACCAAACCGCCGCAATTGATCGCCACAACGCGCCGGCCCGCTATCGCCCGGCCTGCGTATTCGCTATGGCTGCGGTTCCCTCAGCATTCACGACAAGGCCATTTCATGTTTCCGAAGCCCAAATCCGCGCTGGTTCCGAATACCTATGCCTTCGAATCCGGGCCGATGGTGAAGGCAACCGGCTTTCGCGAATATGATGCGCGATGGCTGTTCGAGAAGGAAATCAACCTGATGGGCGTGCAGGCGCTGGGCATGGGGCTCGGCGCGCTGATTGCGGAACTTGGCGTCAAACGGGAAATCGTCACCGGCCATGATTTCCGCGGCTATTCGGCGTCGATCAAATACGCGCTGATTTCCGGTCTGATGGCGGCTGGCTGCAAGGTGCATGACATCGGGCTTGCGGTAACGCCGATGGCCTATTTCGCGCAGTTCGATCTCGACGTGCCTTGCGTCGCGATGGTGACGGCGTCGCATAACGACAATGGCTGGACCGGCGTCAAGATGGGCGCCAACCGCCCGCTCACTTTCGGTCCCGACGAGATGACGCGGCTGAAGGAAATCGTGCTCAACGCCGAGTTCAAGAACCAGGTCGGCGGCTCCTACCAATTCCACGAGAATTTCCCGGCGCGCTACATCGCCGATCTCACCAGTCGTCCCAAGCTGAAGCGCAAGCTCAAGGTTGTTGCCGCCTGCGGCAACGGCACCGCGGGCGCGTTTGCGCCGCAGGTGCTGGAGGCGATCGGTTGCGAGGTGATCCCGCTCGATACCGAGCTTGACCACACTTTCCCAAAATACAATCCGAATCCCGAAGACATGGAGATGCTGCACGCGATCCGCGACGCGGTGCTTCAGCACAAGGCCGATGTCGGCTTGGGCTTCGACGGCGATGGCGATCGCTGCGGTGTTGTCGACAATACCGGCGAGGAAATCTTCGCCGACAAGGTCGGCGTGATGCTGGCGCGCGACATGTCAGCGATCCACAAGGATGCGCAGTTCGTCGTCGACGTAAAATCGACCGGCCTGTTCGTGACGGACCCGGTGCTGCAAAAGCAGGGTGCAAGAACCGCCTACTGGAAGACCGGCCATTCCTACATGAAGCGCCGCACCAACGAGATGGGCGCGCTGGCAGGTTTCGAAAAGTCCGGCCACTTCTTCTTCAACAAGCCGTTCGGCCGCGGCTATGACGACGGTCTCGTCTCGGCGATCGCGATCTGCGAGATGCTCGATCGCGCGCCGGATAAGTCGATGGCCGACCTGAAGAACGCGATTCCCAAGACCTGGTCGTCGCCGACGATGTCGCCCCATTGCGGTGACGAGGTGAAGTACGGCGTGGCGGATGCCGTGGTGAAGCATTTTGAAGCGCTGCAGAAGAAGGGCGACAAGGTCGCCGGCCAGAAGATCCGCGATCTCGTCACCGTCAACGGCGTGCGCGTCACGGTCGAGGACGGAAGCTGGGGCCTGGTGCGGGCCTCATCCAACAAGCCGGAGCTTGTGGTAGTGGTCGAGAGCCCGGTCTCCGAACAGCGCATGCGCGACATGTTCGAGGCGATGGATTCCGTGCTGCGCACGCATCCCGAAGTCGGCGAGTATAATCAGAAGATCTAGAAGACCGCTCCATCTCGCCGGCCCGCAGCCATCGGCCTGCAACTGTTCGTGTTGCCCCGGAACGCTTTCGATTTGACTGCGTTACGGGGGGCAACCGGTAAAGCTGCAAGGCTTGCGCTCATGGTTCTCTTGAAGATATCCGCAGTTGTCGTCGTTGCGATCGCCATGGCGCTGGCGCTCGCTCATGCACTGGAATTACCCGGCAAAATGCGGTTGCAGAAGGAGCAATATCTGGCGGTCCAAGCGATCTATTATCCCGGCTTCACGATTGGCGGAGCAGCCGAGCCGGTAAGCGTGTTGTTGACGGCACTGCTCGCGTTTTTGACGCCGTCAGGGAGTCTGAGTTTCTGGCTGACGCTTGGCGCCTGCTGTGCGCTAGCCCTGATGCAGGTCGTCTATTGGGCATTCATCCACCCCGTGAATAATTTCTGGGTCAGGGATGTCAATCTGCAAGGCGCCGGCGCTGCCTTTTTCAGATTCGGTAGCAGCGGGTCGACGCGCTCAGGGCAAGCAGATTGGACCTATCTTCGCGACCGCTGGGAATACTCTCATGTCGCGCGCGCAGCTCTTGCCGTGATCGCGTTAGGCTTGCTCGTGACCGCCCTCATTGATTGAGGCTCTACATCTCCTACGCCGCCGGCACCGGCAGCGCGGTCACCGACTTGATCTTCTCCATCGCAAAGCGCGAGGTGACGTTCTTCAGTGGCACGGCGCTGATCAGCTTCTTGTAGAACACGTCGTAGCTCGCCATGTCGGCGACCACGACGCGCAGCATGTAATCGACGTCGCCGGCCATGCGGTAGAATTCCATTACCTCGGGCATGGCGCTGACCGCGCTGGCGAAGGCCTTCAGCCATGCTTCCGAATGATCGGAGCTCTCGACCGAGACGAACACCGAAATGCCGAGGCCGATCTTGTTCTGATCGACCAGCGCTACCCGCCGCAGAATCACGCCGTCGGCCTCCAGCCGCTGGATGCGCTTCCAGCACGGTGTTGACGACAGTCCGACCCGGTCGCCGATCTCGGCGACGGAAAGGGAGGCGTCCTCCTGCAATACGGTGAGGATCTTGCGGTCGATGGCATCCAGGCGGCGGTTGCCTTCGTGGAGCTGAATGGCGAGGTCGGTCATGAGAAAATTGTTCCATAGGCAAGGTTTTGATACCTCATATATAGAAAAATCTTCTCGTGCAAGCCCAACTATTGACCGGCCCGGACCACGCCCGCGCTTTGGCCGTGACTCAAAAGCTCTTCAACTTCAACACGTTGGGGCGCTGCGAAGGCGCCACCAAAGCGGGTGCATTTCAGCGCTGCCGCGGCGGAGGCGAACCGGAGCGCCTGCCGCAGTTCCTGCTTCTCGGTGATGGCCAGCGCAAATGCACCGTGGAACACGTCCCCGGCGCCGAGGGTATCTACCGTGTGTACCGGGAAGGCCGGGGTTTCCTGGATACCGCCGTTCTCGTCGAGCCAGATCGTGCCCCGGGGGCCGCGCGTGCCGGCCAGGAAGGACGGGGTCAGCTTTGCGATTTTCTTAAGCGCCTGGGCGTCGTCGGAGACGTCGGCGGTCTCCTGCAGTGGCTCGCTGGAGAACACCAGATGCGTGGAGGCGTTCAGCAGGCCCTCGCGCAGCGACATCGCGCGATCGACGTCGACGATCACGGGAATGCCGCGCCGGACGGCCTCGGCGCAAAGCTCGGTGCAGAATTCGGCGCAGCGGCTCTCGGTGAGGATGGCGGCGCAATCGTCCAGCAGTGTGTCGAAGTCGGGCAACTTCACATGCCACAGTTTCGGATCGCGGAAGGTCACGATGGTGCGCTCGCCGGACGGATCGATCATCACCGCCGAGATCGGTGTCACCAGCCCCGGCATGTGGATGAGATGCTTCGTCTCGATGCCCTCTTGAGCCATCTGATCGAAGATGAAGCGGCTCGAGGTTTCCTTGGCGTCGCCCATCGGCCCGCAGATCGAGGCGCGGCCACCGAGCCGAACGATACCGATCGCGCCATTGAGCGCGTTGCCGCCGCAGATTTCGTCGAATGCGGTGGCGTTCTCCTTGGAGCCGCGCCCGGGAACGCCCGGCGTATGAAAGGTCAGGTCGCGCACCGGCATGCCGATGCAGAGAATCCGCGGCGGGAGTTTGGGCGCCTTGTCTTGAAAGTTCATGTGGGTTCCGCCTTCTGCCGGAACCAGGGTCCGGAGTTAATCGACTGGCCCATGGACGGTTCCCGCTATGCGCTGGTTTCGTTTCCCCCATGCACCCAGCGGCCGATCAGATGGTGCGCTATCGCAAACGGATGTGCGGCAAATAAGCCATCAGGATGTTCGCGTCGGTGCATCAATGCGACCTCGTCGCGGCTGAACCAGCGCGCGTCCTCGAGTTCTACGCGATCCACCACGATATCCTCGTTGAGCGCGCGCGCGGAGCATCCGATCATCAGCGAGGACGGATAGGGCCATGGCTGGGTCATGTAATAGCTGACGTCGGTGCAGTGGATGCCGGATTCCTCGAAAATCTCGCGGCGGACCGCGTCCTCGATGGTCTCGGCCGCTTCGACGAAGCCGGCCAGACATGACCACATCCCGGGCATGAACTGCTTCTGCCGGCCCAGCAGGCATTTGTCCCCTGACGTCACCAGCATGATCACGACCGGGTCGGTGCGCGGAAAATGCTCGGCCTTGCAGCTCGGACACTCGCGCTTCCAGCCGCCCTCCTTCATCGCGGTGCGCGTGCCGCAATTGGCGCAATAGCCATGGCGCTGATGCCACGTCACCATCGATTTCGCCATGGCGATCGCGGATAGCTGTTCCAGCGGGGCGGCGCCCTGCATCGCCATGCCGCGCAGCTCGGTCACGGCGACGTCGTCGCGTCCGATCAGTTTTTCAACGGCCGCGGCGGAAATGCCCATGCCGAAAATCGGCGCGCCGTCGCGCAGGCCCAGAAAGATCGTGCCGGGATTGGCGCCGAGCTTGACGGCCTCTTCGACGCCGAGCAGCACGCGCGGCCCTTCGGCCTCCTGTCTCACCAGAAGCGAGTCGCGGTAGATCACATAAGCGCCGGCGTTGCGCTGGTTCTCCAGCGCGAACAGTTTTTCGTCATTGGTGCGCAGATGTGCCGCGCGATCCAGAATATTGGTAACGAATGCGGGTCTTCCCAGCGGATACCTGTCGAATGCGGACATCTATTCAACCCAACCAGATCTTGCGGCGAAGCGCGTTGATGAAATTCTGGACTTCCTCGGCGTCATGCGCCAGCGGCGGCATCACGCCCCAGACCGGGCGCGGCCAGGCCGCGTCGCTGGTACGGCGAGCGATAATGTGGACATGCAACTGCGGCACCAGATTGCCGAGCGCCGCGACATTGAGCTTGTCGCATTTGGTGATCTCTTTCAGCGCCCGCGAGACCCGGGCGATTTCGGTCATCAACTGCGCCTGCGCCACCTCGTCGAGGTCGATGATTTCCACCGCACCCTCGCGGCGCGGCACCAGCAGCAGCCAGGGGTAATGCGCATCCTTGATGACTAGCACCTTGCACAGCGGCAGGTCGCCAATATCGATCGTGTCCTTTTGGAGCTGGGAGTGCAGCGACCAGGCGGAGGCGTCAGAGGGCATCAAGTGTTCTCTATTCTGGAGATAGCCTTGCAGAGAGTGGTTCTGCAAACAACTGCCGTCATGCCCGGGCGGAAGCGCGTTTTCGCGCCAGAGACCCCGGCATCCGGGCTTTTTTACGCGACGCTGAGGAAGCAAGACGTGGATGGCCGGGTCAAGCCCGGCCATGACGAAATGGGGGTGTTCCGGCGCATGGCCCCACCAACCCCGCTTGCTTTCCGGCCCTTTTGGCCCCAAATAGGGACCGGGAGATTGGCGGTGGACGAGCCACTCGCCAACCGGGTCAGGTCCGGAAGGAAGCAGCCCTAACGAGGTCCGGATCGGGTCGCTCGTCAGTCTCCTACCTGTTTTTCGAGCGAATCGAGCGGGAAAGCGGCCAGTCCGCGCCATGCGCTAGATTTCGTTCCTATCCGCAAGCCGGCCCCGAGAGACAATCAGTTGCGGATCGACCGATGAGTGATGCTGGCGCTCCCCCCGACAAGTCAGACGGCCAAGGTGGTCTCGGTGGCGAGACCGCCAAGCCCTACCGGGTGCTGGCGCGAAAATACCGTCCCTCCAGTTTCGACGACCTGATCGGCCAGGAGGCCATGGTCCGCACCGTTTCGAATGCGTTCGAAACCGGGCGGATTCCGCAGGCCTGGATCCTGACCGGCGTCCGCGGTGTCGGCAAAACCACGACGGCGCGGATTCTCGCCCGTGCGCTCAACTACGAAAAGCCCGATGGCTCGGTGAAGGGACCGACCATCCACATGCCGGACCTCGGCGTGCATTGCCAGGCGATCATGGAAAGCCGGCACATGGATGTGCTGGAAATGGACGCCGCCTCCCATACCGGTGTCGACGATGTCCGCCAGATCAATGACAGCGTGCGCTATGCGCCGGCCAGCGCTCGCTACAAGGTCTACATCATCGACGAAGTCCACATGCTGTCGACGGCGGCCTTCAACGCCTTCCTGAAGACGCTGGAAGAGCCACCCGAACACGCCAAATTCGTCTTTGCCACCACCGAAATCCGCAAAGTACCGGTCACGGTGCTGTCGCGCTGCCAGCGTTTTGATCTCCGCCGGGTCGAAGCCGACGTGCTGATGGGGCATCTCGCCAACATTGCGACCAAGGAAGGCGTCGAGGTCGAGCCCGAGGCGCTCGGCATCATCGCCCGCGCTGCGGAAGGCTCGGTGCGCGATTCGTTGTCGCTGTTCGATCAAGCGATTGCCCATGCGGCGGGCACCGTGCGCGCCGATGCCGTGCGGCAGATGCTGGGCTTGGCCGACCGCACCCGGGTGATCGATCTGTTCGAGCATCTGGCGCGCGGCGACATCGCCAGTGCCTTTGGCGAATTCCGCAGCCAATATGACGTCGGCGCCGATCCGGTGGTGGTGCTGTCCGATCTCGCCGAATTCGTCAATTTCGTCACCCGCGTGAAGATCGTGCCCGCCACCGCCGACAACGTCGCGTTCGGCGAGACCGAGCGCGTCCGCGCCCGGGAATTTGCCGCAAAGCTGTCGATGCGGGTGCTGTCGCGGATGTGGCAGATGCTGCTCAAGGGGATCGCCGAGGTCCAGACCGCGACCCGGCCGGCGGCGGCCGCGGAAATGGTGCTGGTGCGCATTGCCTATGTCGCCGACCTGCCGACGCCGGACGAGGCGATCCGGATGCTCGACCAGAACGGCGGAGGGACGCAGATTGCCTCTGGCGGCGCGGCGCCGGCACGGGCCGCACCCTCCGCACCGGTATCTTCAATGTCCGCTTCGCCGTTGCGTGCTCCGGCATCGCCCCGCTCAGGCGCGGAAGCCTCCGCCCGCCCGCAAATGGCACCGTCAGCACAAACGGACTCCGCGCCCGTGCTGCGAATCACGACCTTCCCGCAACTGGTGGCGCTCGCCGGCGAGAAGCGCGATATCCTGACCAAGACGGCGCTGGAAGCCGACATGCGCCTGGTCCGCTTCGAGGACGGGCGGCTGGAAGTTGCGCTGGAACGCGTCGCGGCGCGCGGGCTGGTCAACGACCTCTCCCGCAAGCTGGAACTGTGGACCGGGCGGCGCTGGACCGTGATCGTCTCCAACGAGGCCGGCCAGCCGACTCTGCGCTCGCAGAACGAGCAGGCGCGGAACGAGCACGCCCGCGCCGCGGAGGCCGATCCGCGGGTGCAGGAGGTGCTGGCGCGATTTCCCGGCGCCAAGGTGGTCGAGGTGCGCCGGCTTGCCGCCGAGCCGCCGGAATCCAATATTATCGCTGATGACTTGAACGAGAGCTCCGACGGCGACGACGACTGATCGGACGCTCGAGAGGACGGACGAATGGCTGATTTTCTCGGCATGATGAAGCAGGCCGCGCAACTGCAATCCAAGATGCAGGCGATGCAGGAGGAGCTCGGCAATCTCGAGGTCGAGGGCATCTCCGGCGGCGGGCTGGTCGCCGTGCGCATGACCGCGAAGATGGAAGTGAAGGGCGTTAAGATCGATCCGTCGCTGATGAAGGCCGAAGAGCGCGAGGTGCTCGAGGATCTCTTGGTGAGCGCGCATAATGACGCGCGGCGCAAGGCGGAAACCGCGGCGATGGAAAAGATGCAGGCACTGACCGGCGGCCTCGGCCTGCCGCCCGGGCTTGGTCTGACCTGAAATGGCCGCCAGCGTTGCCGGCCCTGAAATCGAACGCCTGATCCAGCTCCTAGCGCGGCTGCCGGGGCTGGGCCCGCGCTCGGCGCGGCGCGCGGCGCTGCATCTGATCAAGAAGCGTGAAGCCCTGATGACGCCGCTCGCGGGCGCCCTGCAGGTCGCCATCGACCGGATCCAGGTCTGCAAGACCTGCGGCAATATCGACACGCAAAATCCCTGCACGGTGTGCACCGATCCGCGGCGCGATCCCTCGACCATCGTCGTGGTCGCCGACGTCGCCGATCTCTGGGCGCTGGAACGCGCAAATGCGACCAACGGCCGCTATCACGTGCTCGGCGCCACATTGTCGCCACTGGATGGTGTCGGGCCGCAGGATCTGACCATCGATGCACTGGTGGCCCGCGCGCACGAATCACAAGTCGGCGAAATCGTTCTGGCGCTCAATGCAACGGTTGATGGCCAGACCACCGCGCACTACATCACCGATCTTCTGCAGGACGCCAACGTCAAGGTCACCCGGCTCGCGCATGGCGTGCCTGTCGGCGGCGAGCTTGATTATCTCGACGAAGGTACGCTATCGGCTGCCATGCGGCAGCGAACGCTGTTCTAACCCCACAGACGGAACTGATCGACATGACGAAACCTCGATTCGGCAGACGCTCCCGCTTTGCGCTCATCATGGCAGCGGCGCTGATCGCGCCTTCCGCATGGGCGCAGCAGGGCGAGCCGGCGCCGAAGCCCGGCAAGCCGATGAATGCCGGCGACGTGTTGTCAGGTGAACTTAACGCCATGAAGGGCGGCAAGAAGAGCAAGCGCGCCGCGACCTACCAGATCACCAGCGAACCGCGCCGGCTGCCGCCGCCGAACGGGCTGTGCAATCTCGAAACCGGCCCTGAGACATTCCAACTCGTCACCACCAGCGACGCCCAGGCCGCGCAGCTCAAAAATTTCATCGGCAAGGAAATTTCCGTGAAGGTCGACGAAGTCGCCTGCGCCCAGGACGCCGGTCAGATGAGCGAGGCTGTGATCACCAAATGGAGCGTGGTGACCAAGCATTGAGTTGCGAACTTCGTAGCCCGGATGGAGCGAAGCGCAATCCGGGATGATCTCTCCGCCTGTATGCCGACCCCGGATTTCGCTTCGCTCCATCCGGGCTACAAACGCTTAAACTTTCACCGGCCCCACTGCCTCGAA contains these protein-coding regions:
- the recR gene encoding recombination mediator RecR; this encodes MAASVAGPEIERLIQLLARLPGLGPRSARRAALHLIKKREALMTPLAGALQVAIDRIQVCKTCGNIDTQNPCTVCTDPRRDPSTIVVVADVADLWALERANATNGRYHVLGATLSPLDGVGPQDLTIDALVARAHESQVGEIVLALNATVDGQTTAHYITDLLQDANVKVTRLAHGVPVGGELDYLDEGTLSAAMRQRTLF